DNA sequence from the Candidatus Borkfalkia ceftriaxoniphila genome:
TGGCCGCCGCCAAATAAAAATAACGTGTTAAAAGTGGATAACCCCTTTCGGGTTCCAACTTTTAACACGTCAATTATAATAAAACAGTCTCTTTTTTCGACATTTTCTCATATACATTGACTTTACCGTTTTTTAATGTTATAATGAACGAAATTGACAGTGCGCCCGAGCGGCGTGCCGAAAAACTACGCGGGCCGTGAATTTACGTTTGCCCCCCGCAGTGGGGGGCTGTGCGCTTTCTGCAAAAGCGCACAATTCCTGTTTGGAAGGAGAAAACGTGAAAATTTTCAAAAATCTGTTGATGTCTGTAGCAGTTTGTTCTATGCTCATCGCCTGCGTCGCCTGTTCGGGCGGCAACGATCACGGGCTTAATCCCGGTTCGCCCACGCCCGTCACGATATGGCATTACTACAACGGCGCGCTCGGTTCCACTTTCGACGAAATGGTCACCGATTTCAATAACACGCTGGGAAAGGAAAAGGGGATCGTCGTATCCGCCAAATCCAAAGGGAGCATCGCCGGCGTGGAGGAGGCCATCCGCGCCTCGATAGATGGAGAGATCGGCGCGGAAGCGCTGCCTCAGATCTTTTCCGTGTATTCCGACACCGCCTATTCGGTCAAGGATAAGATCGCGGATCTGTCAAATTATCTTACCGCGTCGCAAATCAAAGAATTCGTGCCCAGTTACATAGAGGAAGGCGGTTTCGAAAAGGAAGGGGAGATCAAAATGTTCCCCATCGCGAAATCGACGGAGGTTTTGGCGATCAACAAGACCGACTGGGATAAATTTTCCGAAAAAACGGGCGCCGACGTTAAAAAGTTTGCCACATGGGAAGGCATTACGGAGTTGTCTGAACAGTATTACGCATGGAGCGGCGGTAAAGCCTTTTTCGGAAGGGACGCCTTCGCCAATTATATGCTCGTAGGCAGTAAACAACTCGGTAAACCTGTTTTCGAAGTGGAAAACGGGCAGGTGACTTTTCAACTCGATTCCGAAGTCATGCGGAAATTGTGGGATAACTATTATGTACCGTACGTCAAGGGCTGGTTCAAACACGGCGGAAAATTCCGCACCGACGATATCAAGAGCGGCGCGATCGTTGCCTGCGTCGGTTCGACTTCGGGCGTCACGTACTTTCCCGAGAACGTAGATAACAATAAGGATCCCGAATACGCGATCCAGGGCATGATTTTGCCGCTCCCCAACTTTGCGGGTACGGAAAAATACGCCGTGCAGCAGGGCGCGGGCATGGCGGTCGTGCGTTCCGACGAAAAAACTGAATATGCTTCGACCGTCTTTTTGCGTTGGTTCAGCGAAAAGGACAACAACTTAAAATATTCGCTCGGTTCGGGCTATCTTCCCGTCAAAAAAGATCTCAACACCGAAGAAGCCGCCAAAGAATATTTTACGGACAATATCGAAATTTCCGCGCTGATGAAAAGCACGCTCTATACGGGCATCGAAATCGTCAATAATTATACGCTGTACACCACGCTTCCCTTCGATTGCGGTACCGAGGCGCGGGAGATCGTCAATACTTCGATGATCGATAAGGCGGTCGAAGATTTCGCCGCGATCGAGAACGGAAAAGTTACTCTGCAGCAGTGCCTGACCGTCGGTCATTTCGAAGAGTGGCTCAAAGCGCTGGGCGCGAGTTTGGAAAATCTGAAAGACAACGGATAAGAGATGGAAGGGAAAAAGAACAAACGTACCAAATCTATTTTACGGAAAACCCTGATCCCGATCGTTTTGGTGATCGTGTTTCAGACGGTGTTCTTTTTTTGCGCTCTTTTTGCGTCGGATACCTTTACGAACCTTCGCAACAACAGTTTCGAAATGTTCAACGGCAAAGTGATTAATGTTTCCGATTCGCTCACCAACAACATGATCCGCGTATGGTCGAACATCAGCGAAACGGAGAACGACGTCGTAAGCCGCGTGGAAACGATTCTTCAAGAACAAGGAAAATCGTACGAAGATATTGCAAAACCTTTTACCGAAGAGGAAAAGGCCACGGAAGGCCCCCGTACCTATCACATCAACGAAATTATATTATCCGAAATCGCGGACGATATCCTGTATATGCTGCGCAAAAATCTGGTCACCGACGCGTTTATCGTGCTCGACGGCCCCGGAACGCGCAACCAGCCGCAGGACTATTATAAGGGAGGCATCTGTCTGAGGGACATGGATCCTACCTCCGCGAGTTCGGATAACGCCGATATCGAAATGACTTACGGCAGTATCGAGATCCGGGATCAACTGCACGTGACGGGAAACAAAACCTATTCCACCTTTGAATTTTCCGAAGAATGCTCCAACGATAACGAGGCATTCTTTTTCAAACCGCTGAATGCGGCGAAAGAAGCGAAAAAAGTATCCGATACGAAAAATTATGCTTATTGGTCGCCTTCATATAAAATGAATCAGTACGGCGAAACGATCGTATCGTATTCGATCCCGCTTATCTCTTCGAAAGGCGACGTGTTCGGAGTGCTGGGCATCGGCCTTTCCGTCGCTTATCTGAGCGGGCAAGTCAATATCGGAAACACGTCGGGAGAATACGGCGCCGCGGTATGCCTCGTGAAAAACAACGAGGACGGCAGCGTGGATCTGGAACGCATCGTACATTCGGGCAGTCTGGGACAGAGCGTTTTCGGTTCCGTAAGCAGTGTTTCCGCCTTGCCGGACGGCTATACGAATTTTTATAAGATCCCTTCTTCCAAAGTCGTATGCAACGTCAAGACGTTGGATATTTACAATCGGAACGGCCCGTTCAGCGGCGACGTATGGGCGGTGGTCGGCATGGTCGACGAGGGCGTTCTGATGACCTTTTACAATACCATTCTCATCGCGATGTCAGCCTCGGCGCTGGCGGCGGTGGCGCTCGCGCTCGTGGCGGTCACGCTCGTCGTGCGCAGTATCAGCAAGCCCATTGCGGAACTTGCGGAGGATACGCAGAATTACAGCGCGGCGAATGAGCAGCCTTTGCGCAAGACGTATATCAAGGAAATAGACCTTTTAGCCGAAGCATTTTTGGAAAAGAGCGAAACCGCCGAAAACATCGCGCAGAAAGTTTCGGGCATCATCTCCAATTCGCGCACGCAGATCGGCGTGTTCGAATACGTGTACGGGGAAAAGAAAGTTTTCGTCAGCCGCAACGTCTATACGCTCATGCGCTGGCAGGACGAACGCATAAACGATTATATCGGCAT
Encoded proteins:
- a CDS encoding extracellular solute-binding protein, with protein sequence MKIFKNLLMSVAVCSMLIACVACSGGNDHGLNPGSPTPVTIWHYYNGALGSTFDEMVTDFNNTLGKEKGIVVSAKSKGSIAGVEEAIRASIDGEIGAEALPQIFSVYSDTAYSVKDKIADLSNYLTASQIKEFVPSYIEEGGFEKEGEIKMFPIAKSTEVLAINKTDWDKFSEKTGADVKKFATWEGITELSEQYYAWSGGKAFFGRDAFANYMLVGSKQLGKPVFEVENGQVTFQLDSEVMRKLWDNYYVPYVKGWFKHGGKFRTDDIKSGAIVACVGSTSGVTYFPENVDNNKDPEYAIQGMILPLPNFAGTEKYAVQQGAGMAVVRSDEKTEYASTVFLRWFSEKDNNLKYSLGSGYLPVKKDLNTEEAAKEYFTDNIEISALMKSTLYTGIEIVNNYTLYTTLPFDCGTEAREIVNTSMIDKAVEDFAAIENGKVTLQQCLTVGHFEEWLKALGASLENLKDNG
- a CDS encoding GGDEF and EAL domain-containing protein — translated: MEGKKNKRTKSILRKTLIPIVLVIVFQTVFFFCALFASDTFTNLRNNSFEMFNGKVINVSDSLTNNMIRVWSNISETENDVVSRVETILQEQGKSYEDIAKPFTEEEKATEGPRTYHINEIILSEIADDILYMLRKNLVTDAFIVLDGPGTRNQPQDYYKGGICLRDMDPTSASSDNADIEMTYGSIEIRDQLHVTGNKTYSTFEFSEECSNDNEAFFFKPLNAAKEAKKVSDTKNYAYWSPSYKMNQYGETIVSYSIPLISSKGDVFGVLGIGLSVAYLSGQVNIGNTSGEYGAAVCLVKNNEDGSVDLERIVHSGSLGQSVFGSVSSVSALPDGYTNFYKIPSSKVVCNVKTLDIYNRNGPFSGDVWAVVGMVDEGVLMTFYNTILIAMSASALAAVALALVAVTLVVRSISKPIAELAEDTQNYSAANEQPLRKTYIKEIDLLAEAFLEKSETAENIAQKVSGIISNSRTQIGVFEYVYGEKKVFVSRNVYTLMRWQDERINDYIGIDRFRRLMSKIDPLNERDETVTYKIPEEEAWIQISVVDDGKKIIGTITDITLDVIEKRRIEFERDFDVLTGLNNRRYYNDKLYELCETPELVRIGAMVMIDLDELKYVNDTYGHSYGDKYIQLMGELIKGFPRSNALIARLSGDEFAVFLYGYASEAELLAEVQGVWSRMERCFLPLPSGENFKLRASGGYALYPRNAATPEELFRYSDYAMYSVKHTDKGRLGDFDIEDYRKNEFIMSGQEEFFHIVESRKVRYAFQMIVDARTGETYGYEALMRPQGETIKSPVQILEIAKKCAKLNVIEQLTWNGALETYQTRFGEGLLEKKARLFINSISDCIIPPDDIRALETAYGELLGNVVLEIMENEPISSSSTLEKKISYLGRWNAELAIDDFGSAYNTDAVLLITQPQYIKFERAIIQGIDASSDKMLMVENMVNYMHRRNIRVIAEGVETFGEMKKVIELGVDYIQGYYLHKPSFTEFGLSDEKKKEILLCNGK